The following are encoded together in the Peromyscus leucopus breed LL Stock chromosome 1, UCI_PerLeu_2.1, whole genome shotgun sequence genome:
- the Pgpep1l gene encoding pyroglutamyl-peptidase 1-like protein isoform X3 — protein MDTSTKAIFLEQCGKNGSYRDTDIRGFQPEGGVCLSGGPEVMHSVVSMKEVCRRVSLEDVEVAFSRDAGRYVCDYTYYLSLYLGDGHAALIHVPPLSHRLPARLLGKALQVIIQEMLEDSEEVQTQKYSSQREAAGECLL, from the exons ATGGACACTTCCACCAAGGCCATCTTTCTGGAACAGTGCGGCAAGAACGGAAGTTATCGGGATACAGATATacgaggcttccagcctgagggtGGAGTGTGCCTCTCAGGTGGCCCGGAAGTGATGCACTCTGTTGTCAGCATGAAGGAAGTCTGCCGGCGTGTTTCCCTTGAGGATGTCGAGGTGGCCTTTTCCCGAGATGCGGGCAG GTACGTCTGTGATTACACCTACTACCTGTCCCTGTACCTCGGAGATGGGCACGCAGCGCTCATCCATGTCCCTCCGCTGTCACACCGGCTCCCAGCCCGCCTTCTGGGCAAAGCCTTGCAGGTCATCATCCAAGAAATGCTGGAAGACAGTGAGGAGGTCCAGACTCAAAAGTACAGCAGCCAAAGGGAAGCCGCAGGGGAATGCCTCCTTTAG